One region of Eulemur rufifrons isolate Redbay chromosome 1, OSU_ERuf_1, whole genome shotgun sequence genomic DNA includes:
- the NPPC gene encoding C-type natriuretic peptide: MHLSQLLACALLLTLLSLRPSEAKPGAPPKVPRTPPGEEVAEPQAAGGGQKKGDKTPGGSGANLKGDRSRLLRDLRVDTKSRAAWARLLHEHPNARKYKGANKKGLSKGCFGLKLDRIGSMSGLGC, translated from the exons ATGCACCTCTCCCAGCTGCTGGCCTGCGCCCTGCTGCTCACGCTACTCTCGCTCCGACCCTCCGAAGCCAAGCCCGGGGCGCCTCCAAAG GTCCCGCGAACCCCGCCGGGAGAGGAGGTGGCTGAGCCCCAGGCTGCGGGCGGCGGTCAAAAGAAGGGCGACAAGACTCCCGGGGGCAGTGGCGCCAACCTCAAGGGCGACCGGTCACGACTGCTCCGGGACCTGCGCGTGGACACCAAGTCGCGAGCGGCGTGGGCCCGCCTTCTGCACGAGCACCCCAACGCGCGCAAGTACAAAGGAGCCAACAAGAAGGGCTTGTCCAAGGGCTGCTTCGGCCTCAAGCT